From the genome of Turicibacter faecis, one region includes:
- a CDS encoding segregation/condensation protein A, producing MGYEVRIDAFEGPLDLLLHLLKEAKVSIYDIKISEITHQYLDYIHAMEELKLEIASEYLVMAATLIEIKSKSLLPKQVVEIEDEYEEDTREALIQRLVEYQQYKEVTKELRELEEERGQFFTKPPIDFSDYIDHVEKLPQNLQVEQLISAFEKLLRRHKLTKPLKTRIVPQNISVEERMKSLSQQLKYKKRVAFASLFERFDKEYIVVTFLALLELVKSNQISISQQSYYEDIYISSLEGDEVV from the coding sequence ATGGGTTACGAAGTGCGAATTGATGCATTCGAAGGGCCACTTGATTTATTATTGCATTTATTAAAAGAAGCAAAAGTGAGTATTTATGATATCAAAATATCTGAAATCACGCACCAGTACCTAGATTATATACATGCTATGGAAGAGTTGAAACTTGAAATTGCATCTGAATATTTGGTCATGGCTGCGACATTAATTGAGATTAAAAGTAAGAGTTTATTGCCAAAACAGGTTGTTGAAATAGAAGATGAGTATGAAGAGGATACGAGAGAGGCGTTGATTCAACGTTTAGTGGAGTATCAACAGTATAAAGAGGTAACAAAGGAGTTGCGAGAATTAGAGGAAGAGCGAGGACAATTTTTTACGAAGCCGCCTATTGATTTTTCTGATTATATTGATCATGTCGAGAAGTTGCCACAAAATCTTCAAGTTGAGCAATTAATCTCGGCATTTGAAAAGCTTTTACGTCGGCATAAGTTAACAAAGCCCCTAAAGACGAGAATTGTGCCACAAAATATTTCTGTTGAAGAGCGCATGAAGTCATTAAGTCAGCAATTGAAATATAAAAAAAGAGTGGCCTTTGCGAGTTTATTTGAGCGATTTGATAAAGAATATATTGTTGTTACTTTTTTAGCATTGCTTGAACTGGTTAAAAGTAATCAGATTAGTATTTCTCAACAAAGCTACTACGAGGACATTTATATTTCAAGTTTAGAAGGTGATGAGGTTGTTTAA
- the spoVAE gene encoding stage V sporulation protein AE: MIFLKAFVVGGLICALGQFILDFFKLTPAHITCGFVVTGAALDVFGLYDRLIEFAGAGAQLPIMSFGHSVIHGAMEKSEQLGFIGIGMGMFDLTAVGITAAILFAFIIALVFKPKG, from the coding sequence ATGATATTCTTAAAAGCATTTGTGGTTGGTGGATTGATTTGTGCCCTCGGACAATTTATCTTAGATTTTTTTAAGTTAACGCCAGCGCATATTACATGTGGCTTTGTCGTGACAGGAGCGGCACTAGATGTATTTGGACTTTATGATCGATTAATTGAATTTGCCGGTGCCGGAGCTCAACTTCCTATCATGAGTTTTGGACATTCAGTGATTCATGGAGCTATGGAAAAATCCGAACAGTTAGGGTTTATTGGAATTGGAATGGGGATGTTTGATTTAACCGCTGTTGGAATTACGGCAGCCATTTTATTTGCCTTTATTATCGCTCTCGTATTTAAACCGAAAGGCTGA
- a CDS encoding spore maturation protein, translating to MIHKIWMGLFAIGIVYGFFSGTTSAVNDAILAGAQEAIDLLIYLAGIMVFWTGILQVANHAKMLDLLCKVLTPVTRFLYPKLKAGHPALKYLTTNMVSNLLGLGSAATPTGLKAMKELQATNPDPARPSFEMYTLLVMNTAGFTLIPTTIIGIRHMYHSTNPSEVFLPILFASGITTIGGLLIHNIYSRMKRIPSSGEGVVRKRQERG from the coding sequence GTGATTCATAAAATTTGGATGGGACTGTTCGCAATTGGAATCGTTTATGGCTTTTTTAGTGGAACAACTTCAGCAGTCAATGATGCGATTTTGGCAGGTGCCCAGGAAGCGATTGATTTGCTTATTTATTTAGCAGGAATCATGGTGTTTTGGACAGGAATTTTACAGGTGGCAAATCATGCAAAAATGCTTGATTTGCTTTGCAAGGTTTTAACGCCAGTGACTCGGTTTTTATACCCTAAGCTTAAAGCGGGACATCCAGCTTTGAAATATTTAACGACCAATATGGTGAGTAACTTATTAGGGCTTGGAAGTGCAGCAACTCCAACGGGTCTTAAGGCCATGAAGGAGTTGCAGGCAACAAATCCTGATCCTGCACGTCCGAGCTTTGAGATGTATACGTTGCTCGTTATGAATACCGCGGGATTTACTTTAATTCCAACAACGATTATTGGGATTCGTCATATGTATCACTCAACAAATCCGAGTGAGGTTTTTTTACCCATTCTTTTTGCTTCTGGCATTACGACCATTGGGGGATTGTTGATTCATAATATTTATAGTCGAATGAAACGGATTCCTTCCTCTGGTGAGGGTGTTGTTAGAAAACGACAGGAAAGAGGGTGA
- the scpB gene encoding SMC-Scp complex subunit ScpB has translation MFKQERLGILEGLLFAVGDEGITPAQVEYVLEVNKDEVNSLLLELKDRYQNISSGVTIIEVAGVYKMTTKKEHAPYLKRLIQNPHQRGLSNAALEVLAIVAYRQPITRHEIENIRGASSDNVLRKLLNFSLIEEGGRLEGPGRPILFKTTDEFLDYFGIKTLEELPELPFITPDFNLEEESDLFNFSEDEEE, from the coding sequence TTGTTTAAGCAAGAACGTTTAGGTATTTTAGAAGGATTATTATTTGCGGTAGGGGATGAAGGAATTACACCTGCACAAGTGGAGTACGTATTAGAGGTTAATAAAGACGAGGTAAACTCTTTATTATTGGAATTAAAAGATCGCTATCAAAATATAAGTAGTGGTGTAACAATTATTGAGGTGGCAGGGGTTTATAAGATGACAACGAAAAAGGAACACGCCCCTTATTTAAAGCGACTGATTCAAAATCCACATCAACGTGGTCTTTCAAATGCTGCATTGGAAGTCTTAGCCATTGTGGCGTATCGCCAACCCATTACGCGCCATGAAATTGAAAATATCCGCGGAGCTAGTAGTGACAATGTTCTCAGAAAGTTATTAAACTTTTCATTAATTGAAGAAGGAGGACGTCTAGAAGGACCAGGTCGCCCTATTTTATTTAAGACAACGGATGAATTTTTGGATTACTTTGGAATTAAAACGTTAGAGGAACTTCCTGAATTACCGTTTATTACTCCGGATTTTAACTTAGAAGAAGAATCCGATTTATTTAATTTTTCAGAAGATGAAGAAGAATAA
- the spoVAC gene encoding stage V sporulation protein AC, translating to MKTKKYEEVIKNHEVKPNYLKNALVSFFFGGLICVGGQLLIEMYVHFFGFVRETASTLALVTVILIASVATGLGVYDEFGQVAKAGAFVPITGFANSLTSAALESKSEGVVLGIATNLFKLAGAVIVFAVVSAYVFGILRYLLIEFNVLG from the coding sequence GTGAAAACGAAAAAATATGAAGAGGTTATTAAAAATCATGAAGTAAAACCTAATTATTTAAAAAATGCTCTAGTTTCCTTTTTCTTTGGCGGTTTAATTTGCGTTGGTGGACAGCTGCTTATTGAGATGTATGTTCATTTTTTTGGTTTTGTGCGTGAAACAGCAAGTACGCTTGCGCTCGTAACGGTGATTTTAATTGCATCGGTGGCGACAGGACTTGGAGTTTACGATGAGTTTGGTCAAGTGGCAAAGGCAGGGGCATTTGTTCCTATTACAGGGTTTGCCAATTCATTGACTTCGGCTGCCCTAGAAAGTAAAAGTGAGGGAGTCGTACTTGGAATTGCGACGAATTTATTTAAGTTAGCGGGAGCGGTAATTGTCTTTGCTGTTGTTTCAGCCTATGTATTCGGAATTTTACGCTATTTATTAATAGAGTTTAATGTACTAGGCTAG
- a CDS encoding pseudouridine synthase: protein MERLQKVIAHAGIASRRKAEQLILEGKVTVNDKVVRELGVKVTGKEKIEVEGIPLQREKKVYYVLHKPRGFVSTVSDEKNRRTVLDFFKDKVSERLYPVGRLDYDTSGVLLLTNDGDFANKMMHPSGEIDKVYLARVKGIVTQESLKPLAKGIVVDGYKTKPASARLISVDKKNQSSLVQLIIHEGKYHQVKKMFDAIGFPVKKLRREQFGCIDVVGLAAGEFRPLTPHEVKTLVSMANDKREKPKVKFTKMRQF from the coding sequence ATGGAACGATTGCAAAAGGTTATTGCCCATGCAGGGATTGCTTCCCGACGTAAGGCGGAGCAATTAATTTTAGAAGGAAAAGTAACTGTTAATGATAAAGTAGTGCGCGAATTAGGCGTTAAGGTGACAGGAAAAGAAAAAATTGAAGTTGAGGGAATCCCGCTTCAACGAGAAAAAAAGGTTTATTACGTTTTACATAAACCACGTGGTTTTGTTAGTACTGTTTCTGATGAGAAAAATCGTCGAACTGTTTTAGATTTTTTTAAAGATAAAGTTTCGGAACGACTCTATCCTGTTGGACGCTTAGACTACGATACATCGGGTGTTTTATTGTTAACCAACGATGGAGACTTTGCGAACAAAATGATGCATCCGAGTGGGGAAATTGATAAAGTTTATTTAGCACGTGTAAAGGGAATTGTTACACAGGAAAGTTTAAAACCGTTAGCTAAAGGGATTGTCGTTGATGGTTATAAGACCAAGCCTGCGAGCGCCCGTTTAATTTCAGTGGATAAAAAGAATCAATCGTCACTTGTTCAATTGATCATTCATGAAGGGAAGTATCATCAGGTAAAAAAAATGTTTGATGCGATTGGTTTTCCTGTAAAAAAATTACGTCGTGAGCAGTTTGGTTGCATCGATGTGGTTGGTCTTGCGGCAGGGGAGTTCCGTCCGTTGACACCACATGAGGTAAAGACATTAGTCTCAATGGCGAATGATAAGAGAGAGAAGCCAAAAGTTAAGTTTA
- a CDS encoding D-alanyl-D-alanine carboxypeptidase family protein — protein MKKNKIFVTLMIFLLLLTSHSNRASAMGISSQCGILMEQSTGRVLYEKCPNDQMYIASITKILTTIVAIENADLDAWVEVSENVTQQVGSALYLTLGDQVKLIDLLYGLMLRSGNDAAMAIAEFVGEDEEGFVKMMNEKAQEIGMTNSVFQNPSGLDETTYNLSTAKDMALVMQYAMNNPIFREITGTKTHKATTKNGTTYVWNNKHKLVTGYYDYAIGGKTGFTKQARRTLVTSARKDEMELIVVTLKAGDDWNDHMSLFNYGFDHYEVKTLMTPGEIHVENRELKDKLYIEKQVDVVVAKDGSEKVTTDLSLYEKAKGKEVGQLKVFIDEQLVQEIPVYKAIEPKVEKQSWFEKVVNWFTGAVSF, from the coding sequence ATGAAAAAAAACAAGATATTCGTAACGCTAATGATCTTTTTACTCCTATTAACAAGTCATTCAAATCGTGCCTCTGCGATGGGAATTAGTTCTCAGTGTGGAATCTTAATGGAGCAATCAACTGGACGGGTTCTTTATGAAAAGTGTCCGAATGATCAGATGTATATTGCTAGTATTACGAAGATTTTAACAACGATTGTGGCGATTGAAAATGCGGATTTGGATGCATGGGTAGAAGTATCGGAGAACGTTACACAACAAGTAGGATCTGCGTTATATTTAACGCTTGGGGATCAAGTTAAGCTTATTGATTTATTATATGGATTAATGCTTCGCTCAGGAAATGATGCGGCGATGGCGATTGCTGAATTTGTGGGTGAAGATGAAGAGGGATTCGTCAAGATGATGAATGAAAAGGCTCAAGAAATCGGAATGACGAATAGTGTATTTCAAAATCCTTCTGGATTAGATGAGACAACCTATAATTTATCGACGGCAAAAGATATGGCATTAGTCATGCAATATGCGATGAATAATCCTATTTTTAGAGAAATTACAGGGACAAAGACTCATAAGGCAACAACGAAAAATGGGACCACTTATGTTTGGAATAATAAACATAAGTTAGTGACGGGCTACTATGATTATGCCATTGGTGGGAAAACTGGTTTTACGAAGCAGGCCAGACGAACGCTTGTGACTTCAGCACGCAAAGATGAGATGGAGTTAATTGTTGTCACTTTAAAAGCGGGTGATGATTGGAATGATCATATGAGTTTATTTAATTATGGTTTTGACCATTATGAGGTTAAGACGTTAATGACGCCAGGGGAGATTCACGTAGAAAACCGCGAGCTTAAAGATAAGTTATATATTGAAAAACAAGTCGATGTTGTTGTTGCAAAAGATGGAAGTGAGAAGGTGACGACGGACTTATCGCTTTATGAGAAAGCGAAGGGAAAAGAAGTGGGACAATTAAAGGTATTTATTGATGAGCAGCTGGTACAGGAAATTCCTGTTTATAAAGCAATCGAACCAAAAGTTGAAAAGCAATCATGGTTTGAAAAAGTGGTTAATTGGTTCACAGGGGCGGTGAGCTTCTAG
- the spoIIAA gene encoding anti-sigma F factor antagonist, translated as MSITVSLYVENQVLYVNLNGELDHHTSDQLRSRLNTVMGESQIKHIVFNLKHLDFMDSSGIGIILGRYNQLKSVNGTVMVIGMKPLVSKVFELSGLSKIIKVIEDDSQLESAIRGIA; from the coding sequence ATGAGTATAACTGTCTCACTTTATGTTGAAAATCAAGTGTTATACGTCAATTTAAATGGTGAGTTAGATCACCATACATCCGATCAATTGCGTAGCCGTCTAAATACTGTGATGGGGGAATCACAGATTAAGCATATCGTTTTTAACCTAAAACATTTAGATTTTATGGATAGTTCAGGAATCGGAATTATTTTAGGGCGATATAATCAATTAAAATCAGTGAATGGAACGGTTATGGTTATTGGAATGAAACCATTAGTTTCAAAGGTGTTCGAATTATCTGGTCTTTCAAAAATTATTAAAGTTATTGAAGATGACTCACAATTAGAGTCTGCCATTAGGGGGATTGCATAA
- a CDS encoding sigma-70 family RNA polymerase sigma factor, whose translation MNKKEIQELIRKAQSGDEEAKLILVQNHMDLVWSVVHKFGHLEVEKDDLFQIGCMGLLKAIIQFDISYDTTLSTYAIPLIIGEIKAFIREQSPIKISRSIKSNIHKIQEVKDQLNKTLEREPTMKELAEATELTEEQIILALNAPTNVSSLDNYEREDMPLIERIPNHREGMQLEQKIVLKQLVSDLDSTERMLIYLRFDLGYTQSEVAKRLEINQVAVSRLEKKILKELKEKMTS comes from the coding sequence ATGAATAAAAAAGAAATTCAGGAGCTAATACGAAAGGCTCAAAGTGGTGATGAAGAAGCAAAGCTAATTTTAGTACAAAATCATATGGATTTAGTTTGGTCTGTTGTTCATAAATTTGGGCACTTAGAGGTTGAAAAGGATGACCTATTTCAGATAGGTTGTATGGGATTGCTAAAGGCTATCATCCAATTTGATATTTCTTATGATACCACCTTATCAACGTACGCCATTCCACTGATTATTGGTGAGATTAAAGCTTTTATTCGTGAACAAAGTCCAATCAAAATTAGCCGCAGTATTAAAAGTAATATTCATAAAATTCAAGAGGTAAAGGATCAGCTTAATAAAACGCTTGAACGGGAGCCCACAATGAAAGAATTGGCCGAGGCAACCGAGCTAACGGAAGAGCAAATTATTTTGGCGTTAAATGCGCCGACGAATGTTTCTTCATTAGATAATTATGAGAGAGAGGATATGCCACTTATTGAGCGGATTCCAAATCATCGTGAAGGAATGCAACTTGAGCAAAAAATCGTGTTAAAACAGCTAGTATCGGATCTAGATTCGACCGAAAGAATGCTTATTTATTTACGATTTGACTTAGGTTACACCCAATCGGAAGTCGCAAAGCGGTTAGAAATTAATCAGGTAGCTGTCTCCCGTCTTGAAAAGAAAATATTAAAAGAATTAAAAGAAAAGATGACAAGTTAG
- the spoIIAB gene encoding anti-sigma F factor, with protein sequence MNNEMHLQFPAKSINESFARLVIIGFIAPLDPNAQELNEIKTIVSEGVTNAIIHGYEDNEDGMIDMKATLVGRRLRVTIQDFGKGIENIELAKQPLYTTKQEEERSGLGFMIMESFSDQFEVHSEVGVGTVVSFEKEFLPLDSSAQ encoded by the coding sequence ATGAATAACGAGATGCATTTACAATTTCCTGCAAAAAGTATTAATGAAAGTTTTGCACGACTTGTCATTATTGGCTTTATTGCACCATTAGATCCAAATGCACAAGAATTAAATGAGATTAAAACGATTGTTTCAGAAGGGGTAACTAATGCGATTATTCACGGGTATGAGGATAATGAGGATGGAATGATCGATATGAAAGCTACGCTTGTTGGGCGTCGCTTACGTGTGACTATTCAAGATTTTGGAAAAGGAATTGAAAATATTGAATTGGCAAAACAACCACTCTATACGACAAAGCAGGAAGAAGAGCGAAGTGGGTTAGGATTTATGATTATGGAATCATTTAGTGACCAATTTGAGGTTCATTCGGAAGTGGGAGTTGGGACAGTGGTTTCATTTGAAAAAGAGTTTTTACCTTTAGATTCATCGGCGCAGTAA
- a CDS encoding spore germination protein translates to MAEDKTTQADLVIKKNIDETQKVLEEKLGIGKSFDVGQREIVVMGRRLQIYYVTGLVDSELLVELMTQLLLLNSLPHPGNDVLQTVHNRLVHQQVTPTDKIDEICTSVLSGLVAMIVDGEAEGFVIDVRSYPGRGPAEPDTEKTVRGSRDGYTENIVVNTALTRRRIRTGKLRNVILKVGDQSKTDVVLMYIEGLADQQMVDDVKHRIEQVKVDGLTMTDKELEEFITGQVYNPYPLVRYTERPDVVAAHLYQGMIAIIVDTSPSVMIGPVTLFDHLTSVEEYRQTPAVGTFLRFIRYVGIIVSIFLMPTWLLLVLHPEYLPDFMSFLIPQEEGSIPIVIQVLAGEIGMEFLRLASIHTPTAISSALGIVSAILIGQVAVDVGLFGPEILFCVAIGAIGAFVTPSYELGLANKMFKLFIIIATALLGLYGYIGAIVVGFIFLATMKSFGKPYLYPLVPFNFKALMKAIIRYPIPYRYNSRQRQSQKDSQPE, encoded by the coding sequence ATGGCCGAAGATAAAACGACGCAGGCTGATTTAGTCATAAAAAAGAATATTGATGAGACCCAAAAGGTATTAGAGGAAAAGCTTGGGATTGGTAAAAGTTTTGATGTCGGACAGCGTGAGATTGTTGTCATGGGACGTCGTCTTCAAATTTATTATGTAACGGGTCTGGTCGACTCCGAGTTATTAGTCGAGTTAATGACACAATTATTGTTACTCAACAGCTTACCGCACCCCGGCAATGATGTTTTACAAACGGTACATAATCGATTGGTTCACCAACAAGTCACACCCACGGATAAAATTGACGAAATTTGTACGAGTGTCTTGAGTGGGCTAGTGGCTATGATTGTTGATGGCGAAGCAGAGGGATTTGTTATTGATGTCCGTAGTTATCCTGGACGCGGCCCAGCTGAGCCTGATACGGAGAAAACCGTACGAGGATCTCGGGATGGGTATACTGAGAATATTGTGGTTAATACGGCGTTAACGCGTCGCCGAATCCGTACAGGTAAGTTAAGAAATGTTATTTTAAAGGTCGGCGATCAATCAAAAACGGATGTTGTTTTAATGTACATCGAGGGGCTTGCCGATCAACAAATGGTTGACGATGTGAAACATCGAATTGAACAAGTGAAGGTTGATGGATTAACAATGACGGATAAAGAACTAGAAGAGTTCATTACTGGACAGGTTTATAATCCTTATCCGTTAGTAAGGTATACAGAACGACCGGATGTTGTTGCGGCCCATCTTTATCAGGGGATGATAGCAATTATTGTCGATACATCACCAAGTGTGATGATAGGTCCTGTTACGTTATTTGATCACCTCACAAGTGTAGAGGAATATCGCCAAACCCCAGCGGTGGGAACATTTTTAAGATTTATTCGTTATGTAGGAATTATCGTTTCCATTTTCTTAATGCCAACATGGCTTTTACTCGTGTTACATCCGGAATATTTACCTGATTTTATGAGCTTTTTAATTCCTCAGGAGGAAGGAAGTATTCCAATTGTTATTCAGGTGTTAGCAGGTGAAATCGGTATGGAATTCTTACGATTAGCTTCCATTCATACCCCAACGGCGATTTCTTCTGCGCTTGGGATTGTTTCGGCCATTCTAATTGGTCAGGTTGCTGTTGATGTAGGTCTATTTGGTCCGGAAATTTTATTTTGCGTGGCAATCGGTGCAATCGGTGCATTTGTTACCCCAAGTTATGAATTAGGGCTTGCTAATAAGATGTTTAAACTCTTTATTATTATCGCGACCGCTCTTTTAGGACTATATGGATATATTGGAGCGATTGTAGTGGGATTTATTTTCTTAGCAACGATGAAAAGTTTTGGAAAACCTTATCTCTATCCACTTGTTCCATTTAACTTTAAGGCGCTAATGAAAGCCATTATTCGCTATCCGATTCCGTATAGATATAACAGTCGCCAACGACAATCCCAAAAAGATTCTCAACCTGAATAA
- a CDS encoding helix-turn-helix domain-containing protein, with translation MQVDKIGELLYFLRKERDLTQKQVANALNISDKTVSKWECGLGCPDISVLPELAEFFNVSVDYLLSGELNLNEQIGGNMKQSKFYVCPQCGNVATSISEATISCCHQLLQPLTPRKAEQGHELVVEEVDGEFYLTTSHEMTKEHYIMFTAAIIEDTLIMKKQYPEWQLQFRMPKRKYARVYFYCKEHGLFYQLIK, from the coding sequence ATGCAAGTGGACAAAATAGGTGAGCTTCTTTATTTTTTAAGGAAGGAACGAGATTTAACCCAAAAACAAGTGGCTAACGCTTTAAATATAAGTGATAAAACAGTGAGTAAATGGGAATGTGGACTAGGCTGTCCAGATATTTCTGTTTTGCCGGAGTTAGCAGAATTTTTTAATGTAAGTGTCGATTACCTGTTATCAGGGGAATTAAACTTAAATGAACAAATAGGAGGAAATATGAAACAATCAAAATTTTATGTCTGCCCGCAATGCGGTAATGTTGCAACATCGATTTCTGAAGCTACGATTTCGTGCTGTCATCAATTATTACAACCCCTCACACCGCGTAAGGCGGAACAAGGGCATGAGTTAGTGGTCGAGGAAGTAGACGGTGAATTTTACTTGACAACATCGCATGAGATGACAAAAGAGCATTACATTATGTTTACGGCCGCAATTATTGAAGATACGCTCATCATGAAAAAACAATATCCGGAGTGGCAATTACAATTTAGGATGCCAAAGCGTAAATATGCTCGTGTTTATTTTTACTGTAAGGAACATGGACTGTTTTATCAATTGATTAAATAG
- the spoVAD gene encoding stage V sporulation protein AD translates to MKAGRQSWKFNDVYLLETATAVGPLESQGPLKDDFDVMFDEPYCGQKSWEQAESQLMRSAITKVIEKAKIQENEISVAFAGDLVNQIVPTHYTFRETNIPFFGIYGACSTSMESLMLSALMVDSDNAKIALAATSSHNSSAERQYRNPTEYGGPKPETAQYTVTGSGVALVSHKKTKIRIESATAGIIVDAAQNNPNDMGAAMAPAAAHTIKQHFVDLGVDPSYYDLILTGDLASCGSPIVVDILRQEGYDISEQHNDCGKLVFSPDQPVFSGGSGCGCCAVVTYGHIKKLLEQQRLKRVLVVATGALLNPLIVQQKETIPCIAHAVALCSAD, encoded by the coding sequence ATGAAAGCCGGAAGACAATCTTGGAAATTTAATGACGTATACTTATTAGAAACGGCAACAGCAGTTGGTCCACTAGAGTCGCAGGGACCACTGAAAGATGATTTTGATGTCATGTTTGATGAGCCCTATTGTGGTCAAAAATCTTGGGAACAAGCTGAGTCTCAGTTAATGCGTAGCGCTATTACAAAAGTAATCGAAAAAGCTAAAATTCAAGAAAATGAAATATCCGTTGCTTTTGCTGGAGATTTGGTGAATCAAATTGTTCCAACGCATTACACATTTAGAGAGACAAATATTCCCTTTTTCGGTATTTACGGGGCATGTTCTACATCGATGGAATCGCTAATGTTGAGCGCGTTGATGGTAGACAGTGATAATGCCAAAATCGCGTTGGCAGCGACGAGTAGTCATAACTCTTCTGCAGAACGTCAGTATCGTAATCCGACAGAATACGGTGGTCCAAAACCAGAAACGGCTCAATATACTGTGACGGGATCGGGCGTGGCGTTAGTCAGTCATAAAAAAACAAAAATTCGTATTGAATCGGCGACAGCGGGAATTATTGTTGATGCGGCTCAAAATAACCCTAATGATATGGGAGCAGCAATGGCCCCCGCTGCTGCACACACTATTAAGCAACATTTTGTGGATTTAGGAGTTGATCCTTCTTATTATGACCTCATCTTGACAGGGGATTTGGCGAGTTGCGGAAGTCCCATCGTCGTTGATATCCTAAGACAGGAGGGATACGATATCAGTGAACAGCATAATGACTGTGGGAAACTAGTTTTTTCACCGGATCAACCTGTCTTTTCTGGTGGTAGTGGATGCGGTTGCTGTGCAGTTGTGACGTATGGTCATATTAAAAAATTATTAGAGCAACAAAGATTAAAACGGGTTCTTGTTGTGGCGACTGGGGCCTTGTTAAATCCTTTAATTGTGCAACAAAAGGAAACAATTCCATGTATCGCTCATGCTGTTGCACTCTGTTCGGCGGATTAA
- a CDS encoding spore maturation protein: protein MGAISVYILPIFLLSVFVMAFVNKTNAFDHFVEGAKEGMRTTVSLVPNIVGMIVGIKVFLASGIVDAIANLLDPILTAIGVDAHVLPLMFLRPLSGSAALSVTSDLLSIYGPDSGIGRLASIMQGSTDTTIYIITVYFAAVGLSEMKHALKLGLTADLIGFIAAIVSVSIFFG from the coding sequence ATGGGGGCAATCAGTGTATACATTTTACCAATCTTTTTGCTTTCTGTTTTTGTCATGGCTTTTGTGAACAAAACGAATGCCTTTGATCACTTTGTAGAGGGGGCAAAAGAGGGGATGAGGACAACGGTGTCTTTAGTTCCTAATATTGTCGGGATGATTGTTGGAATTAAGGTTTTTTTGGCCTCAGGAATCGTTGACGCTATCGCAAATCTATTAGATCCTATTCTAACAGCCATTGGCGTGGATGCTCACGTGTTACCTCTGATGTTTTTAAGGCCCCTGTCAGGATCAGCGGCCCTTAGTGTGACATCAGACTTACTTTCTATTTATGGTCCTGATTCGGGTATTGGACGTCTAGCCTCAATCATGCAGGGAAGTACAGATACAACGATTTATATCATTACTGTTTATTTTGCCGCGGTAGGGTTGAGTGAGATGAAGCACGCGCTAAAATTAGGATTAACGGCTGACCTAATTGGGTTTATTGCTGCTATTGTGTCTGTTTCTATTTTCTTTGGATAA